AGCCGGCTGCTCGCCACGGTGCTGCGACGTTCCCAGCGGGAGAATGCCGCGCGGTTCCGCCGCACGCTCGGCTGGACCATCGTGGCGATGTCCTACGCGGTCGCGTTCTATGGCATCGCCCGAAACCTGGATCCTTCCCTGGAGCTGGACGACACCGGATACCTGATTCTGGGTGGAAGCTTCGTCCTGGGGTTGGCGTTCCTGGTACGTCTGGTCGCTCACGCGGCTGCGGGCTTCCTGAGCACCGGACCCGCGGAGCCGGGTGGGCGATTCAGGTCGCCGGCTCGCCCTGCGCACTCTTGCCCGCCCGGGCGCCGGGCCTGCCAGCTGGACGAGCAGGTGCGACTCCCCGCTTGAAAGCCCTCGGTGTGGAAGGTTTCCTCGAGGCGGAACATCTCGTAGTCCAGGTGATGGCAGAGCTCGTGCAGGAGCGTGCGCAGAAAGGTGCGCGGGCCACGACGCGTTGCTGCTGCGCGGTTCTCATCCACAGTTCCACGATGGCGCGGCGTCCTTCCTCTTCCGGGCGATACATCCCGTGCAGCTCGCCCCAGTCGCCGCGCGGACGGACGGCGAACACCTGGCGCGCAGCGACGGCACGCCGAAGCGCAGCGTCAAGGCATCCAGCAGCCGCTGGCAGTCACGCTGCACGGCCGTTTCGCGGTCCTGGGCCAGGCTCTGGAAGAGGGCTT
Above is a genomic segment from Betaproteobacteria bacterium containing:
- a CDS encoding SprT-like domain-containing protein translates to MDENRAAATRRGPRTFLRTLLHELCHHLDYEMFRLEETFHTEGFQAGSRTCSSSWQARRPGGQECAGRAGDLNRPPGSAGPVLRKPAAA